One Staphylococcus simiae genomic region harbors:
- the rsfS gene encoding ribosome silencing factor translates to MDSQNLLNIAVNAIDNKKGEDIVSLEMKEISDMTDYFVITHGNNERQVQAIARAVKEAANEQDIEVKRMEGFNEARWILIDLADVVVHVFHKDERNYYNIEKLYQDAPLETHGQVVY, encoded by the coding sequence ATGGATTCTCAAAATTTATTAAATATAGCAGTAAATGCAATAGATAACAAAAAAGGTGAAGATATTGTATCACTGGAAATGAAAGAAATAAGTGATATGACAGATTATTTTGTCATTACTCATGGTAATAATGAGCGTCAAGTTCAAGCTATTGCTAGGGCTGTTAAAGAGGCTGCAAATGAACAAGATATCGAAGTAAAACGTATGGAAGGTTTTAATGAGGCACGTTGGATTTTAATTGATTTAGCCGATGTTGTTGTTCACGTATTCCACAAAGATGAAAGAAATTATTATAACATCGAAAAGCTTTATCAAGATGCACCACTTGAAACTCATGGACAGGTTGTATATTAA
- the yqeK gene encoding bis(5'-nucleosyl)-tetraphosphatase (symmetrical) YqeK: protein MNIEKAKSLIKEKLPDKRYQHSLRVAETAMKLAEIYDGDVRKAELAGLLHDYCKYDDLGKMYQIVRQYDLGNDLLSYGSEILHGPVAAAVMEHQFNVKDEEVLLAIKYHTTGRQQMTKTEKLIFIADYIEPERTIPGVDDIRDMAYNQGSLDNTIYQISKRTVLFLIQKDITVYNATINCLNYYNYSDERIKDD, encoded by the coding sequence ATGAACATTGAAAAAGCTAAATCACTTATAAAAGAAAAGTTACCAGATAAACGTTATCAACATTCTCTAAGAGTAGCCGAAACTGCTATGAAATTAGCAGAAATTTATGATGGAGATGTCAGAAAAGCTGAATTAGCTGGATTGCTACATGATTATTGCAAATACGATGATTTAGGAAAAATGTATCAAATCGTGAGACAATATGACTTAGGTAATGATTTATTAAGTTATGGTAGTGAAATACTTCATGGGCCAGTTGCAGCAGCAGTTATGGAACATCAATTCAATGTTAAAGATGAAGAGGTTCTATTAGCAATAAAATATCACACGACAGGACGACAACAAATGACTAAAACTGAAAAGTTAATATTTATTGCCGACTATATCGAACCTGAGAGAACAATACCAGGTGTTGATGACATACGTGATATGGCATACAATCAAGGAAGTTTGGATAACACAATTTATCAAATTTCAAAACGAACTGTCCTATTCTTAATTCAGAAGGATATTACAGTATATAATGCAACTATAAATTGTTTAAATTATTACAATTATAGTGACGAAAGAATAAAGGATGATTAA